A single region of the Lotus japonicus ecotype B-129 chromosome 4, LjGifu_v1.2 genome encodes:
- the LOC130713038 gene encoding NAC domain-containing protein 83-like, with amino-acid sequence MEDLIMTYEDEDGSVQLLPGYMFDPTDEIRVDFYLKRRVEIYNKMVFWISFVFADGKIFNERKCFFYNTMGRDLENIDIRVAGSGQWRVMKKGEDVSIPQNNQVIGRRNTLNFWEMQGACARRTRWEMHELCLTSIANQSKLANWAIYCIFKNKDAKKANNARGCNGESSNTSSVEVIDFNVESDSFKNLPQ; translated from the exons ATGGAGGACCTGATCATGACTTATGAAGACGAGGATGGGAGTGTTCAATTGCTACCTGGGTACATGTTTGATCCTACTGATGAGATTCGTGTGGATTTTTACTTGAAGAGGAGG gTGGAAATTTACAATAAGATGGTGTTTTGGATTTCATTTGTGTTTGCAGATGGGAAGATTTTCAATGAACGCAAGTGCTTCTTCTACAACACTATGGGACGTGATCTTGAGAACATTGACATAAGAGTTGCTGGGAGTGGCCAGTGGAGAGTAATGAAAAAAGGAGAAGATGTGTCTATCCCTCAAAACAATCAAGTGATTGGGAGGAGGAACACCCTGAATTTTTGGGAAATGCAAGGAGCATGTGCTAGGAGGACCAGATGGGAGATGCATGAGTTGTGTCTTACGTCAATTGCTAACCAATCTAAG CTGGCAAACTGGGCTATTTACTGCATCTTTAAAAATAAGGATGCAAAGAAGGCGAATAATGCACGAGGTTGTAATGGCGAAAGCTCTAATACTAGTAGCGTTGAAGTCATTGATTTTAATGTTGAGAGTGACAGTTTTAAGAACCTTCCCCAATGA